Proteins from a single region of Lampris incognitus isolate fLamInc1 chromosome 16, fLamInc1.hap2, whole genome shotgun sequence:
- the LOC130126559 gene encoding glutathione-specific gamma-glutamylcyclotransferase 1-like isoform X1 yields MKPQDNLNERSSQWIFGYGSLVWKPDFKYKRSTIGYIKGYKRRFWHGDDFHRGNKENPGRVVTLVEDHDACTWGVAYEVTESQIAESLRYLNIREVILGGYVTEMVEFTPKENSQSPLLALVYIATSDNPIYLGPAPDTEIAAQIAICRGKTGHNIEYLLRLAEFMRRYCPEVEDDHLFSIEAAALTLIL; encoded by the exons ATGAAACCGCAGGACAACTTAAATGAGAGGAGCAGCCAGTGGATATTCGGCTATGGCTCATTAGTCTGGAAACCAGATTTCAAATACAAAAGGAGCACAATTGGTTACATTAAGGGATACAAACGAAGATTCTGGCATGGTGACGATTTCCATCGTGGGAACAAAGAGAAt CCAGGCAGAGTGGTCACACTAGTAGAAGATCACGAT GCCTGCACATGGGGAGTGGCCTACGAGGTCACCGAATCCCAGATTGCCGAGTCCCTGCGGTACTTGAACATCAGAGAGGTCATACTGGGTGGATATGTCACAGAGATGGTGGAGTTCACCCCGAAAGAGAACAGCCAGAGCCCGCTTCTGGCCCTCGTCTATATCGCCACCTCTGATAACCCCATCTACCTTGGCCCCGCCCCGGACACTGAGATTGCCGCCCAAATCGCCATCTGCAGGGGCAAAACGGGCCACAACATCGAGTACCTCCTCCGCCTCGCAGAGTTCATGAGGCGCTATTGCCCTGAGGTGGAGGATGACCACCTCTTCTCTATAGAGGCAGCTGCCTTGACCCTCATTCTGTGa
- the LOC130126559 gene encoding glutathione-specific gamma-glutamylcyclotransferase 1-like isoform X2: MKPQDNLNERSSQWIFGYGSLVWKPDFKYKRSTIGYIKGYKRRFWHGDDFHRGNKENACTWGVAYEVTESQIAESLRYLNIREVILGGYVTEMVEFTPKENSQSPLLALVYIATSDNPIYLGPAPDTEIAAQIAICRGKTGHNIEYLLRLAEFMRRYCPEVEDDHLFSIEAAALTLIL; the protein is encoded by the exons ATGAAACCGCAGGACAACTTAAATGAGAGGAGCAGCCAGTGGATATTCGGCTATGGCTCATTAGTCTGGAAACCAGATTTCAAATACAAAAGGAGCACAATTGGTTACATTAAGGGATACAAACGAAGATTCTGGCATGGTGACGATTTCCATCGTGGGAACAAAGAGAAt GCCTGCACATGGGGAGTGGCCTACGAGGTCACCGAATCCCAGATTGCCGAGTCCCTGCGGTACTTGAACATCAGAGAGGTCATACTGGGTGGATATGTCACAGAGATGGTGGAGTTCACCCCGAAAGAGAACAGCCAGAGCCCGCTTCTGGCCCTCGTCTATATCGCCACCTCTGATAACCCCATCTACCTTGGCCCCGCCCCGGACACTGAGATTGCCGCCCAAATCGCCATCTGCAGGGGCAAAACGGGCCACAACATCGAGTACCTCCTCCGCCTCGCAGAGTTCATGAGGCGCTATTGCCCTGAGGTGGAGGATGACCACCTCTTCTCTATAGAGGCAGCTGCCTTGACCCTCATTCTGTGa